The sequence GGGGCCGGCGAGGAGCCCGCGCCGGAGCCGGTGCCCGACCGGGAGCCGACGGCACTCGACCACCTCCGCGCGACGCTCTTCCACCCTGCCGGCGGGACTGAGCCGGACGGCACAGTGCGGCTCGTCTCGGCGCCCGACCCGGCGCGCGAGGTGCGGGAGGCGGCCCGCGCCTGCCTCGCCTGGGCGGCAGAAGGTATCCCCTTCCACGAGATGGCCGTGGTCTTCCGGCGCGACGAGCCATATCGGGCGCTGGTGGACGAGGTCTTCCGCGAGACAGGCATTCCCGTTTACCTGTACGGCGGGCGCCCGCTGGCTGAGCACCCCCAGGGCCGGCGCCTGCTGGCGCTGCTCGCCCTGGCCGGATCGCCCCTGCGCCGCGCCGCGGTCATGGAGTTCATCACTGAGACACACCTGCCGGACGCTACCGCCGAGCGCTATGGCCCGGTCGAGCCGGCCCTCTGGGACGCTCTCTCCCGCGAGGCCGGGATCGTCGAGGGGCGCGACCAGTGGATCTCCCGGCTCAGCCTGCTGCACCAGGCGAAGCGGCGCGCCGTCCTCGGTGAGGAGCAGGAAGACCCGGAGCGCATCGACGAACGGCTCCGAACGGAGTTGGAGGCGATCGAGCGCCTCTCGCAGTTCATCAAGGACTTCGCCGACCAACTCGAGGCGCGGCCCGAGCACGCCTCCTGGCAGGCACACCTCGACTACCTGCGTGACCTGGCCGTGACCTATGTCGATCGCGCCGAGCCGTTGCTCGACCTCCTGGCGCCGCTGGCACGGCTCGACGCCCTTGTGCCCCAGGTGAGCTTCGTCCGCTTCCAGCGCACCGTGCGCCGGGTGTTGGAGCGGGCCGATGCCGGCACGGTGCTTGGCCCCGACGAGGTGCCACCCAACGGGCACTTCGGCCGCGACGGGGTCGCGGTGCTGGACGTCTTCTCCCTGCGTTTCCTGCGGCTCCGCGCCGTGGCGGTACTTGGACTGGCTGAACGCTCCTTCCCGGCCCCGCCGCGGCAGGATGCCCTGCTGCTCGATCGCGAGCGCGTCCGGCTCAGCGCGGCGGGTCGGTGGGAGATCCCGCTCCGCGCCGCCGGGGCGGACCCGGAGCCGCTGCTGTTCGCGCTGGCTGTCGCCGCGGCCGGAGAGCGCCTGCTGCTGAGCTACCCGCGCTCGGGCGGCGACGGGCGGACGATCCTCCCTTCCCACTTCTTCCGCGCAGCGGCCGAGGCACTGACCGGCCGCCGGGTTGGTGTCGAGGACATCGACAGCCTCTCACGAGAGCTGTTCACCCGCGTGCCGACAAACCGCTTCGGTGCCGCCACGCCCGAGGAAGCGTTGACCGCCGGAGAGTACGACCGCACGCTGCTGGCGCTCTTGCCCCAGGAGGGAGCGGAGTGCCTGGCGCGGCTTCACCCGCCCTTCGCCCGGGCGCGTGCCGCCTGGGAGGCGCGCTGGCGCGGACGCGAACTCACCACCTACGACGGGGTACTGGGGGAAGCCGCAGCCGCGGCAGTGGCGCGGCGGGCCGGACTGCGCCGGGCGATCTCGCCCAGCCGTCTGGAGACCTACGCCACCTGCCCCTTCCGCTTCTTCCTCTCCTACCTGCTGCGGCTGGAGCCGGTCGAGGAGCCAGATCTGCTGGAGCGGATCGAGTCGCTCGAGCGCGGCGCGCTCGTCCACGACGTGCTCCAGCGGTTCCTGACCGAGTGTGGCGCGAACGATCCGCCCTCACGGGTCCGCCGGGAAGCCCACCTGGCCCGGCTGCGCGCCATCGCCGAGGAGGAGTGCGCCGACCGCGAGCAGCGCGGGCTGGTCGGCTACCCGCTCCTCTGGCAGGTGGACCGTCGGGCAATCCTGGAGGATCTCATCACCTGGTACGACCGGGAGGTGGCCGAGCGCGACGACGCCCTGCGCCCCGGCGCCTTCGAGCTGCGCTTCGGCCCCAAGTGGACCCACGACCGGGAGGACAGCCCGCTCTCGACCGACGATCCTGTGCCGCTCCAGGCCGACGGGCTGACGCTTCGCTTCCAGGGACGGATCGACCGGATCGACTGGTCGCCCGATCGCAGCGCCTTCCGCGTGGTGGACTACAAGACCGGGAAGTGCCCCGGTCACCACAAGGACGACCGCCTGGCCGGCGGGCGCGCGCTGCAGTTGCCGATCTACCTGCTGGCCGCGTCGCACGTCCTCGGTATCCCCTGGGAGCGGGGCGAAGCCGAGTACTTCTACGTCACCCGCCGCGGCGAGTTCAAACGGGTGCGCTTCAGCGGCGCGACGCTGCGCGACCGCTGGGAGGAGTTCACCGCGCTGGTGCAGGGGCTCGCCGAGGGCATCGCCGCCGGCCGGTTCCACCCGGTGCCCGGCCCGAGCCGAGAGCACTGCACGTACTGCGACTACAGCACGGTCTGCGACATCCGCATCGCCCGCCTGGCGGAGCGCAAAGCGGCCGACCCGCGCGCCGCCGACTTCGCCCGGCTGGGGGAGGTGATGTAGCGTGGACTACCGGCCGATTGACCAGGCAACCCGCGAGGCGATCCGCACCGCGCTCGACCGCAACTTCTTCGTCGAGGCCGGTGCCGGGACCGGCAAGACGACCGTCCTGGTCGACCGCATTGTCGCCATCCTCCGCAACGGCCACGCGACGGTGGACGAGCTGGTGGTCATCACCTTCACCCGGCTGGCCGCGGCGGAACTGGCGACACGGGTCCGCGAGCGACTGGAGGAGACACGCGATACCACCGAGTCCGAGGAGGAGCGCGCCCGGCTGGAAGAGGCACTCTACGCGCTCCCCCGCGCCCGGATCGAGACGATCCACGCCTTCGCCGCCGGGCTCCTGCGGGAGCGGCCGGTCGAGGCGGGGCTCGACCCCGGCTTCGAAGAGATGGACGACCTGAGCGCCTCGCTGGCGTTCGACGAGGCGTACCAGGACTGGCTCGCCACGCTCCTGAACCCCGAGGACGGCGAGCGCCCCGAGGCGGTCTGGCGCGCGCTCAACCGGGGACTGGATCTGCGGCATCTGCGCGAGGTCGTGGAGCAGGTGCACCACCACCGGAGCCTGCTGCCACTCGTCCATGACGACGTGCCGGCACCCGACATCCACGGGTTCCTGGCGCGGTTCGAGCAGGACGTGGACGAGCTGGAGGAGATCCTCGCCCGCTGCCGCAACCCCGCCGATCACGGTGCGCAGCAGATCCGCATGCTTATGGCCCAGCGCGATGACCTCCGCGCGGTGCGCAACGACCGCGACGCCCTGGAGCGCGCGATCCTGCACCTGCCCAAGATCAGCCAGAAGGGAGCGCGGACGAGCTGGGTCGATCCGGCGGACTGCGACCGGCAGAAGGAGATCTGCCGGGAACTGAATGAGGCGGTCGAAGAGGTCAAGCGCGCGCTGCGCGCCGAGGCGATCGCCGGGCTGCTGCCGCTGGCCGAGGACTTCGTGCGGGGCTACACCGAGCAGCGCCGCCGCACCGGCCGGGCCGAGTTCGAAGACCTGCTCATCTGGGCGCGCGACCTGCTGCGCGACCGGCCGGAGGTCCGCCGCTACTTCCGCGAACGCTTCCGCTGCATCCTGGTCGACGAGTTCCAGGACACCGACCCGCTCCAGGTCGAGATCCTGCTCTACCTCTGCGGCGAAGAACCGGACGGGGTCGCCGCGCGCGACTGGCGCGAGCTGCGCCCGGCGCCGGGACGGCTCTTCCTCGTCGGCGACCCGAAGCAGTCGATCTACCGCTTCCGCCGCGCCGACATCAGCATCTACGAGTGGGTCAAGCGGCATGTCCTGCCGGGTGATCTCTGCACCATCACCCAGAACTTCCGCTCGCTCGGCGGCGTCATCGACTGGGTGAACGGTTGCTTCCAGCACATCATCGCCCCGCATGACGGCGTCCAGGCCGGGTACGTCCCGCTCGATCCGTGGCCGCAGGCCCGGCTCGACCTGCCCCGCGCTCCGGTCGTGGTCGTCCACCACGAGATGGACGGCTCGGCCGACGACGTGCGCCGGTACGAGGCGACCACGCTGGCGGCACTGCTGCGGCAGGCGGTGGATGTCGAGGGCTGGCCGGTGCGCGACCCGGAGACGGGCGAGATCCGCCCCGCCCGCTGGCGTGACGTCGCCATTCTCATCCCCAGCCGGACCGGCATCGAGATCTACGAGGAGGCGCTGGCCGAGGCGGGCATCCCCTACCGCCATGAGGGCGGTCGCAGCTTCTTCCAACGGCAGGAAGTGCGGGAGCTCATCAACTGCCTGCGCGCTATCGACGATCCGGGCGACCGGCTGTCGATGGTCGCGGCGCTGCGCTCCGGCGCCTTCGGCTGCTCCGATGAGGAGATCTTTCTGGCCGCCGAAGCCATGGGCACCGACTTTGACTACCGCCGCGAGCCGCCGCCCGAGCATGCCGCCGTGGCCGACGGGATGCACACCCTCCGCGAGCTCCACACGCTGCGGCACCGCCTGCCGCTGCCGGAGCTGGTGCGCCGCGTGATCGACGAGACCCGGCTGATCGAGTACGCCTTGACGTTGCCGCAGGGAGACCAGGCCGCTGCCAACCTGCTCAAGGTCGTCGATCAGGCTCGCGCCTTCGCCGCCGCGCGCGGCGGGGGACTCCGCGCCTTCGTCCGCTGGCTCGACACGGCCACCAGCAGGAGCACCGAGGAGGAGGACGCCGACGTAGCCGAGGCGGGGGACGACGTAGTGCGCCTGCTCACCATCCACGCCGCCAAGGGGCTGGAGTTCCCCATCGTGGCGCTCGCCAACCTCCAGGGCCGCGACGCCAGGACCAGGAACGTCATCCCCGACCATGCCGTTCGCCGGTTGCACCTGCGGGTCGGCAGTCAGGACCAGGGCTACTTCGAGACGCCGGGGTACGCCGCGGCGGCAGAGATCGAGAAACAGCACGACGCAGCCGAGCAGGACCGGCTCCTCTACGTGGCCGCCACCCGTGCCCGCGATCACCTGATCCTCCCGGTGATCATCTGGAAGGGTTCCAGGGAGAAGGAGCGCAAGCCGAAGGGGATGCTCGCCCGCCTGGCTCCCCACCTGCCCGTGCCGACGCCCGACCACTCGCCCAACGGCGCGGACATCGACGGCTGCCACGTCCTCCTCGCCGCGCACCTCCCGGTTGGTGACAACGGTTTACGGGAGTCGCCGCCCGCCACCAACGTGGATGTCGACGACGTCCTGGCCGTCCGTGAGCGGTGGCTCATGGAGCGCGCCGCGCTGCTGAAGCAGGCCGGGGCCGGCCTCCAGGTCACGACTGCCAGCAGCGTCGAGGCGTGGGACCAGGAACCGGCGGACGACGCCGAGGCGACGCCGGGTGCGCTGCCGCGTGATGCCGCGCTCGCCGTCGGCACTGCCCTCCACGCCACGATGGAGGCGCTGGACCTGAGTGACGACGGCGAGGTCGAGTCGATGGCCCGCGCTAAGGCCGCCGAGGCGGGTGTGCCCGGCCACGCGGACGAGGTCGCCGCCCTCGCCCGCGCCTGCCTTGCCTCCGGCGTGGTTCAGCGTGCCCGCGCGGCTGAGCGCGCCGCGCGCGAGGCGGCCTTCACCCTCCCCGTGGGCGACGGATTCGTCGAGGGCCGGGTCGACCTCCTCTTCCGCGAGCCCGACGGCCTCGTCATCGCCGACTACAAGACCGACCGGGTAACGCCGGAGCAGGTCGACGCGCGCCTCGCGGTCTACCGCAACCAGGCGGCGGTCTACGCCTTCGCCGTGGCCGAAGTCACCGGACTACCGGTGAAAGAGGTCGTCTTCGTCTTCGCTCGCGCCGGGGTCGAGCGCGCCATCCCGGTTGACGACGGCCTCCTCGCCCTCGGCCGGCACCTGGCGACCGCCAGCGCGACCCTGACCGACGCAGCCGTCGCGGCGGGGTGAGAGCGGCGCGCGGTTTGTTCCCACACGATCATGATGTGAGCCGGGTAGCGGCGCCGCGTTGCCCGGTGACGGCGTGGTGGCTCATACTTGGCACCGGGGCGCGTCGTCTGATGCCTCGGGAGGGAGAACGGATATGACCGGGACGCGGGTTCGGGTGCGCTTCGCGCCCAGCCCCACGGGCGACCTCCACGTCGGTGGAGCTCGTTCCGCACTCTTCACCTGGCTCTTTGCCCGTCACCACGGCGGCGACTTCATCCTCCGCATTGAGGACACCGACCGCCGCCGCTACGTCGAGGGCAGCGTCGAGGGGATCGTCGAGTCGCTCAAATGGCTCGGGCTCGAATGGGACGAGGGGCCGATCTTCCAGAGCCAGCGACTGGAGATCTACCGCGAGCACGCCGAACGTCTCGTCGCGCAGGGCGACGCCTACCCGTGCTACTGCACCCCGGAGCGGCTGGAACAGGTGCGCGCCGAGCAGCGCGCGCGGGGCGAGCCGCCCGGCTACGACCGGCGCTGCCGCAACCTGACGCCCGACGAACGCGCGGAGTTCGAGGCCCAGGGGATCACCCCGGCCATCCGCTTCAAGATGCCCGAGGCGGGCACGACCGTTGTGCCGGACCTCTTGCGCGGCAACATCACCTTCGAGAACCGCCTGTTGGAAGACGCGGTGATCCTGAAGTCGGACGGCTTCCCGACCTACCACCTGGCGGCGATGGTCGACGACCACCTGATGGGCATCACCCACGTCACCCGCGGCGAGGAGTGGCTCCCCTCGGCGCCGCTGCACGTCCGCATCATCCAGGCATTCGGCTGGGATCTGCCCACCTTCGTCCACCTGCCTGTCATCCTGCGCCCCGACGGCAAGGGGAAGCTCTCCAAGCGAGACGGCGCCGTCGGCGTCCTCGAGTACCAGCGGGCCGGCTACCTGCCCGAGGCGGTCGTCAACTACCTGGCGCTGCTCGGCTGGTCGTACGGCGACCAGGAGATCTTCACCCGCGAGGAGTTGATTCAGCTCTTCGATCTGAAGGAGATCAACCCCAGCCCGGCGCGCTTCAGCTTCGACAAGCTCGCCTGGATGAACCAGTACTACATCAACCACATCATCTCGCTGGAGGATCTGACCGTCCGCTGCATCCCTTACCTGCGGGAGGCCGGGCTGGTCCCGGCTGCGGCCGAAGACCCGACCACACCCGAGCACGCTTACGTGCGCTCGGTTGTCGCCCTGCTGAAGGATCGCCTCAAGACGCTGGCCGAAGTGGTCGAGTTGACCAGCTTCTTCTTCACCGAGGGGACCGAGGAGTACCCGGCGGACTTGCTCGTGCCGCGCAAGACCGAGCCTGCGAGCGTGCTGGAGGGACTCGATCGCACGCGGGAGATCCTGGCCGACGCCGACTTCGAGGACGAAGCCGGGATGGAGGCAGCCCTCCGCGCCCTGGCGGATGAGATCGGGCTCAAGGCAGGCCAGCTCTTCATGCCGATCCGCGTCGCCGCGACCGGGCGAACCGTCTCCCCCGGGCTATTCGAAACGCTGCGGGTGCTGGGCAAGGAACGGACCCTGGCTCGGCTCGACGTGGCCCGCGACAAGCTCCGCGCCTACGTCACCGAGCAATCCTCCGCCGCCAGTTAGCGTCCGTCGCCCGACTGAATACGAGCGATGAGCGGGCGCCCGTGGGGCGCCCGTACCGCTCCTAGAGCTCGTCCTCATCCTCGTCCAGGTCGTCCTCGTCGTCCCATTCCTCGTCCCACTCATCCATGTCCGGGTACTGCGGCGGCGCCTCCCCGTGCTTGGCGACGACCCGGGGATAATCGGCGTCGGGGTCCACGGCGTCGCTCGTCCGCTGGAGCTGGACACCGAAGTGCCACTCGTCGCCGAAGTCGTAGATGTAGAGGAACTCCTTCGTGCCCGATGGGCCCGGCAGCGGCAACTCGCGAATGACGACCTCGTCGACCTCCGGGTCGTCAATGTTGTAGGACCCCTCCTGATCCCATGCCTTACCGGTCAGGTAGAAGGCCCACATGTGGTCCAGATCGAAGTCGAACGCGAGCGGGATGGCATCCCCCAGCTCGGCGACCACCTGGTTGGCCGCGATTTCGATGTCGCGCCAGATCTCCTGCGGGTTCGGTGGCGCGTAGCCGCCGCCGAGCATGCGGACGCGGAAGGTATAGATCGGCGCCTCGTAGGGAGCGGGTGTCGTCGACATCGGAGTCTCCCTCCGCTGATTGGGCCGGTGCCGAGCTGCCACCCGGGGGCCGGCGTGCCCGCGACTCCGGGCGCTCCGACCATGCACCGGACCCATGGAACGCGCGCATGGGCAAGACCAGAGCACTCATTCCCACTGCATGAAGAACGCCAACACTGCGCCGTGGCGGGCGATGAATCCTCATCTCCCCCCAGCCGGCGATGGAAAGCATCCTTGACATCGGGCCGCACCGTCGCTATCCTGAAGATGGAAAGCGAACTTTACATCGGGGAGGATGGTGGTGCGGAACCGAGTACGCGAGGCGCGGCAGAAGCAAGGCTGGACCCAGGACGACCTCGGGCGGCGCGTCGGCGTTTCACGGCAGACGATCAACGCGATCGAGAACGGCCGCTATGACCCGTCGCTGCCACTGGCGTTCAAGCTCGCCCGCGTGTTTGAGACCACCATCGAAGATCTGTTCTTTCCGGAGGAAACGCCCGTGACATGAGAGGAGCGGAACGAAGTGGCAGCGGTACGGAACCAGGTTGCGAGCTTCCTGGCACTGGCCGCCGTCGCGGTCGTGCAGTACCTGATCGTGCGGAGCCACGGCGTCACGGATAGTTGGTTCTACCTGTTCGCGGCAGTGCTGTTCGGCGTC is a genomic window of Sphaerobacter thermophilus DSM 20745 containing:
- a CDS encoding PD-(D/E)XK nuclease family protein → MHRPRLILGSLDAIEAALGDELRRWKAVDPLAPPLLLVGDVLIGIYLRRRLARLAGGHVNLPVMTPGHLARLLGEPALLAEGRTPLPAGGQHLLAEEIALGAGGYFAPVRQAPGFAQALDRLFRELREAGVDPEGFRAAVSQAEVNQEKCTALAHLYARYAERRRGFYDGLDTYAAADPSRLDAPAVLVYGISQPSGLLRRLLERLMETLPVTVFLPRTVPEADRAHREMIDWLTSLGAGEEPAPEPVPDREPTALDHLRATLFHPAGGTEPDGTVRLVSAPDPAREVREAARACLAWAAEGIPFHEMAVVFRRDEPYRALVDEVFRETGIPVYLYGGRPLAEHPQGRRLLALLALAGSPLRRAAVMEFITETHLPDATAERYGPVEPALWDALSREAGIVEGRDQWISRLSLLHQAKRRAVLGEEQEDPERIDERLRTELEAIERLSQFIKDFADQLEARPEHASWQAHLDYLRDLAVTYVDRAEPLLDLLAPLARLDALVPQVSFVRFQRTVRRVLERADAGTVLGPDEVPPNGHFGRDGVAVLDVFSLRFLRLRAVAVLGLAERSFPAPPRQDALLLDRERVRLSAAGRWEIPLRAAGADPEPLLFALAVAAAGERLLLSYPRSGGDGRTILPSHFFRAAAEALTGRRVGVEDIDSLSRELFTRVPTNRFGAATPEEALTAGEYDRTLLALLPQEGAECLARLHPPFARARAAWEARWRGRELTTYDGVLGEAAAAAVARRAGLRRAISPSRLETYATCPFRFFLSYLLRLEPVEEPDLLERIESLERGALVHDVLQRFLTECGANDPPSRVRREAHLARLRAIAEEECADREQRGLVGYPLLWQVDRRAILEDLITWYDREVAERDDALRPGAFELRFGPKWTHDREDSPLSTDDPVPLQADGLTLRFQGRIDRIDWSPDRSAFRVVDYKTGKCPGHHKDDRLAGGRALQLPIYLLAASHVLGIPWERGEAEYFYVTRRGEFKRVRFSGATLRDRWEEFTALVQGLAEGIAAGRFHPVPGPSREHCTYCDYSTVCDIRIARLAERKAADPRAADFARLGEVM
- a CDS encoding UvrD-helicase domain-containing protein, translated to MDYRPIDQATREAIRTALDRNFFVEAGAGTGKTTVLVDRIVAILRNGHATVDELVVITFTRLAAAELATRVRERLEETRDTTESEEERARLEEALYALPRARIETIHAFAAGLLRERPVEAGLDPGFEEMDDLSASLAFDEAYQDWLATLLNPEDGERPEAVWRALNRGLDLRHLREVVEQVHHHRSLLPLVHDDVPAPDIHGFLARFEQDVDELEEILARCRNPADHGAQQIRMLMAQRDDLRAVRNDRDALERAILHLPKISQKGARTSWVDPADCDRQKEICRELNEAVEEVKRALRAEAIAGLLPLAEDFVRGYTEQRRRTGRAEFEDLLIWARDLLRDRPEVRRYFRERFRCILVDEFQDTDPLQVEILLYLCGEEPDGVAARDWRELRPAPGRLFLVGDPKQSIYRFRRADISIYEWVKRHVLPGDLCTITQNFRSLGGVIDWVNGCFQHIIAPHDGVQAGYVPLDPWPQARLDLPRAPVVVVHHEMDGSADDVRRYEATTLAALLRQAVDVEGWPVRDPETGEIRPARWRDVAILIPSRTGIEIYEEALAEAGIPYRHEGGRSFFQRQEVRELINCLRAIDDPGDRLSMVAALRSGAFGCSDEEIFLAAEAMGTDFDYRREPPPEHAAVADGMHTLRELHTLRHRLPLPELVRRVIDETRLIEYALTLPQGDQAAANLLKVVDQARAFAAARGGGLRAFVRWLDTATSRSTEEEDADVAEAGDDVVRLLTIHAAKGLEFPIVALANLQGRDARTRNVIPDHAVRRLHLRVGSQDQGYFETPGYAAAAEIEKQHDAAEQDRLLYVAATRARDHLILPVIIWKGSREKERKPKGMLARLAPHLPVPTPDHSPNGADIDGCHVLLAAHLPVGDNGLRESPPATNVDVDDVLAVRERWLMERAALLKQAGAGLQVTTASSVEAWDQEPADDAEATPGALPRDAALAVGTALHATMEALDLSDDGEVESMARAKAAEAGVPGHADEVAALARACLASGVVQRARAAERAAREAAFTLPVGDGFVEGRVDLLFREPDGLVIADYKTDRVTPEQVDARLAVYRNQAAVYAFAVAEVTGLPVKEVVFVFARAGVERAIPVDDGLLALGRHLATASATLTDAAVAAG
- the gltX gene encoding glutamate--tRNA ligase; protein product: MTGTRVRVRFAPSPTGDLHVGGARSALFTWLFARHHGGDFILRIEDTDRRRYVEGSVEGIVESLKWLGLEWDEGPIFQSQRLEIYREHAERLVAQGDAYPCYCTPERLEQVRAEQRARGEPPGYDRRCRNLTPDERAEFEAQGITPAIRFKMPEAGTTVVPDLLRGNITFENRLLEDAVILKSDGFPTYHLAAMVDDHLMGITHVTRGEEWLPSAPLHVRIIQAFGWDLPTFVHLPVILRPDGKGKLSKRDGAVGVLEYQRAGYLPEAVVNYLALLGWSYGDQEIFTREELIQLFDLKEINPSPARFSFDKLAWMNQYYINHIISLEDLTVRCIPYLREAGLVPAAAEDPTTPEHAYVRSVVALLKDRLKTLAEVVELTSFFFTEGTEEYPADLLVPRKTEPASVLEGLDRTREILADADFEDEAGMEAALRALADEIGLKAGQLFMPIRVAATGRTVSPGLFETLRVLGKERTLARLDVARDKLRAYVTEQSSAAS
- a CDS encoding IS1096 element passenger TnpR family protein; its protein translation is MSTTPAPYEAPIYTFRVRMLGGGYAPPNPQEIWRDIEIAANQVVAELGDAIPLAFDFDLDHMWAFYLTGKAWDQEGSYNIDDPEVDEVVIRELPLPGPSGTKEFLYIYDFGDEWHFGVQLQRTSDAVDPDADYPRVVAKHGEAPPQYPDMDEWDEEWDDEDDLDEDEDEL
- a CDS encoding helix-turn-helix transcriptional regulator, coding for MRNRVREARQKQGWTQDDLGRRVGVSRQTINAIENGRYDPSLPLAFKLARVFETTIEDLFFPEETPVT